The following proteins are co-located in the Toxotes jaculatrix isolate fToxJac2 chromosome 9, fToxJac2.pri, whole genome shotgun sequence genome:
- the ptx3a gene encoding pentraxin-related protein PTX3 → MFRWRLPRAVCVLSLCVCLALAYEDDIEVNYADTYYNEITDSETPEPTPSSLPCSSPDLTKWDKIFSMLENSQMRENMLLQYADDIIKVEMGSLRGELLRFVAQYGGSCGVAVETAGRRMALQLESRLRETLERLKLGDPTSAAGNSVGNSNNLEAMLQQLLSAARTQASRLTKLETSCFGSPGAGMGMNTKTGFQLPEGGGVGHREQEVTSRELALDGVLTALQQTRAELEEVLRSSRQRYLPAGCEIALLFPMRSRRIYTSVIPDIPLSISSFTVCMWLKPTAVSNQTVLFSYGNRRNPYEIQLLLGQTSALFTIGGEAHLVEARGVVNPGEWIHLCGAWSSDQGLATLWAGGKKVASTPGVAEGHVLPDGGSLQLGQERNGCCPLSPSSGSGMAGFEGGFDPKLAFAGKMTGVNMWDRVLSEQEISQLALQEGKGCEQRGNIVAWGITEMVPHGGAQFIE, encoded by the exons atgttTCGGTGGAGGCTCCCCCGGgcagtgtgtgttctgtcactgtgtgtgtgtctcgctCTCGCATATGAGGATGATATCGAGGTCAACTACGCTGACACCTACTACAATGAAATCACAGACAGCGAAACACCAGAGC CCACACCGAGCTCTTTGCCCTGCAGTTCTCCAGACCTGACCAAGTGGGACAAAATCTTCTCGATGCTGGAGAACAGTCAGATGAGGGAGAACATGCTGCTTCAGTATGCTGATGATATCATCAAGGTGGAGATGGGGTCACTGCGCGGAGAACTGCTCAG GTTTGTAGCCCAGTATGGTGGCTCCTGCGGGGTTGCAGTGGAGACAGCAGGAAGAAGGATGGCCTTGCAACTGGAGAGCCGCCTCAGAGAAACACTGGAGCGCCTCAAACTTGGAGATCCAACTTCTGCTGCTGGGAATTCTGTCGGGAATTCCAACAACCTGGAGGCGATgcttcagcagctcctctccGCAGCACGAACACAAGCTTCCCGACTCACCAAGCTGGAGACCAGCTGCTTCGGCAGTCCTGGAGCTGGGATGGGGatgaacacaaagacaggatTCCAGCTtccagagggaggaggggttgGCCACCGGGAGCAGGAGGTCACATCGCGAGAGCTGGCTCTAGACGGGGTGCTGACTGCGCTGCAACAGACAAGAGCGGAGCTGGAGGAGGTGCTGAGGTCATCGAGGCAAAGATACCTCCCCGCAG GCTGTGAGATAGCCCTCCTCTTCCCGATGCGTTCCCGTCGAATCTACACCTCTGTCATACCAGacatccctctctccatctcctccttcacCGTCTGCATGTGGCTGAAGCCAACCGCTGTCTCCAACCAAACCGTGCTGTTCTCCTATGGAAACCGTCGCAACCCATATGAGATCCAACTGCTGCTTGGCCAAACCTCTGCACTCTTCACCATCGGAGGAGAGGCTCACCTGGTGGAGGCACGAGGTGTGGTGAACCCCGGAGAGTGGATCCACTTGTGTGGGGCTTGGTCTTCCGATCAGGGCTTGGCAACCCTGTGGGCAGGTGGGAAAAAAGTGGCCTCCACGCCCGGAGTGGCTGAGGGACACGTCTTACCGGACGGGGGTTCCCTCCAGCTGGGGCAGGAAAGGAATGGCTGCTGCCCTCTGTCTCCAAGCAGCGGCAGCGGCATGGCAGGGTTTGAGGGAGGGTTCGATCCCAAGCTGGCATTCGCTGGGAAGATGACAGGGGTGAACATGTGGGACAGGGTGCTGTCAGAGCAAGAGATTTCCCAGCTGGCACTGCAGGAGGGCAAGGGTtgtgagcagagaggaaacattGTGGCCTGGGGCATAACGGAGATGGTGCCACACGGAGGCGCTCAGTTCATCGAATAA